CAAAGCCAGCAGGAGCCTGGCTCCTTCTATGGGGATTGCTGGATCCCAGGTGCAATATCACAGTATCACAGTGTGCAGAGGTTTCCCACAGTCCTGGCATGGGGCAGGTGAGAACAGGATTGTGGGATCACTCCAGGGCAAATGCTAATTGCCTCCACTTTCAAGTGCATCTCATAAACCCTGGCACAGCAGGTGAGTTTCTAGTTACAGCTGATTTATGGCAGGGAAACTAAAAGCCTCTCTGAGTCGCTATTGTTGATGACGTTTCAAAGGTGCAGTCACCAGGTGCAGCTAAAAGACACTGACCTCAGCTGGGGTCCAGGAGCACTCGCTGCAGCCCAGTGAGGGAGGGGCCTGTGTGCAGGCATGGGCAAAGATGCCTTTAAGTCACTCTGCTATTCCTGATCCTGGGGCCATGCTGGAGCCTGGCTGGTTAGTTCAAAGTGTCGCTGGCCTGCGCTGCGACCGGgtcactcccctcccaggaatCTCTCTGCTGCTTCTCCATCACATTCATGCTTTTTTCCTGCACCTGGCAGGCCTGTCCTGGCTAGCGACACCAGtcgccactggctggctgtgtcgCCCACCTGCTCTTTCATGCACTCGCCcagcctgcagcctcagctccctCTCACGTCAGACCCAGACGAGAGGTGGCTGAGAATTTTTCCTCAAAGCGCTTTTCTGGCTCTTTCATTGGAATATTCCACAGTGGCCACATCAGATGAAATTCTTTGGGTTTTCAGTGAAAAGCCAAAGGCCAAAACGTGTTTCAATTTTCAGGaatcagaaaacaaaatgttttattttttttttacatttttggtGACTGAAAAATGTGAACTAGTTGGGTGGAAATTTTTGGTCTtaccaaaatatttcactcaCCCAgataaaatgtttcagttttcagTTACAAAAAGAGGGAAAACGTTAATTTCTAATGCTTTCTATTGGTCAgcaacccctcaccccaccccccaaatgtcAGACAATTGTTTTTggcaaaaccaaaactgtttccTTTTTCACTGAAACGTTTGGCAGGGAAGAAATGCCAGTTCCCAGGCAGATCTGCAGCAAACCCAGTCCCACCACGATTCAAGATTCCTAGATTCCCAGGCCAGTAGGGACTGCTGGGATCCTCTATCTGACTTTCCCCAAAAGAATTCCTAGAGGACATATTTTAGAAAATCATCCAAACTTGACTTACACACTTTCagtgatggcaaatccaccatgacccttatattgttccagtggttaattattttCATGGGCTGCTCGTCGGGTGGTGCAGCCGTGAGTGGGCCATGTCCAAATAGGACAGGGTAGCCCCGCTCATACCGTCCCGTCTCTCAGCCCCTCCACTGCCAGCTACAGACAGTCATGgcttttcttttccctttattGCAGCTGCTGAGGATAACGAGGAAACAGAGCCAGCACATGCCAGCTCTGCCGGTGAGTCTCCATCAATGCCTAGGGGCTGCAATCTGGGATTCACAATGCTGGGGATTAAAACAACTTTCTATTAACTCCCTTGCTGGCCCTtcccagggtgaaattcacctcagcATGGGCCTGTAGTCACCTCAGGGCTCTGCCACAAGCCAGCGGGCTGGGGCCACGGGATTCTCAGGCCTGCGTGGggctcagactggatgatcagaaCGGTCCCTCCTGGCTTTAGAATTGCAGAAGCTATGAAAGCAGGGTTAAATGGGGCTTACGAGCTGCCTAGGCCTCATTCACAGTGTCATCaaattcaaggccagaagggaccatcgtgaccATCCAGCTCAAGCTCCAGCACTGCCCAGGGCATGGAACCACCCAGCAACCCCTGGCTGAGCCAGTCCCACGCTCAATGAGCAGACTCCAGCTCATGGAGACTCCACTGCGTGCTCTGCGCAGGATGACTTGCAGCCTCTGCCACAAACAGAACCACCAGGTCCGATCCAAACACCCCTGAATGTTAGAGAACGTCAGGCTGGGACCCAAACGTTGCAGGTTGAGACCATTGCTACTCACCTATGCCACGTAGCGGACTTGGCCGGCAGCAAAATTCTGAGTGCGATCGATGCCCCTTCTGGGGCGCCTGGGCCAGAACAGCCTCTCCCAGGGGATCGTGCTGGAGCATCTGTGCACATGACCACGTGGGTCCAGGTCACTGGTCACTGAGAAGGAACTTCCATCCCCACAGGTGATCCCCACTTACCCACGAGGGAGTGTtctgcaccttcctctggagCGGGTGACATGGGCAGCTGTCACAATGCAGATCCCTGCCCACGTCATTGGTCGGAGTTAGCAGCGTGATTCCTTCATGATTAGCCCAAGGGATGGTGTTGCTGCCTTTTAAACTgaaagcttgtttttcctttCCCCCAGGCTTGTACACAGATTCTGactcctgcagggggcgctgccaCGAGCCGTATAACAAGCAGGATGAGTGTCACTGTAATACCAAGTGTGAAAAACATCGCAACTGCTGTGAAGATTACCATATGCACTGCAGCAAGGGTGAGCGGCCTCTGGGGGAACATGGGGCTAGGCTGGGCTCTGGGTTGCTTCCCGGCACTGCTCTCGCTCTCCCATTCCACCATCATTGTCGGTTGTGATTATGCTTATTAGTCTGTCCAGTTCTCACACTTATTGGTCCCAAACGGAACATGGAGAACAACACAGCAGAGCAGTGCACTGGctgtgtgtgcttgtgtgtgtgcttGGATGTGACCTTGCGTGTGCAAACGTGTGTGTGGGTGCCCACGTGTGTGAGGTCCTCTAATGAGTAGAAAACAATGACAATCAGGCACCAGCTGTTACCCTCGGTTTCTCTAGATAACACATTCAGTGTAAGTCCCTGGGAAGTCCCCACAACCCAGGTGCCTGAGTCTGGGACTGTCTACTGAGTGATCATTTgctgtcttttttcttttcacttaATGTAGATGGGAGACAGAAGgaccccatggctgggcctgcAGACTCCATGGGTGAGTAGCTGCACTTGTCGCTAGCAAAGTGTGTGACCTGCGgccattttccagccagcctctgcctgtttCCCCAAACACAAGGCTCTGCACATGTGTTATTGCTCTTCTGCATTTCCTATCAGTACAAAAGGCCATGGGTTTTCAAAGCTGTGAATCTCATGATTCAGCATTTTTCCTGTACTTACGGCAATGAGGTGCAGTTAACAGCCTGTGGTAGAAAAGTTGTAGGGCTGTGTGCAACAGAAATAAATCCAGGTGTAAACCTGGGGGGCATGATTTATAATAAGCtgcagatgaaaggtgctaagaGGTGTCAGACAGTGTCATAAGGCTTCTCGGTCCCCACATGCCTCTATTGCTTCAAAGTATCATGGACTTtaaggccattgtgatcatccagtcggAGCTCCTGGATAGTACGAGCCAGAGAATCCACCAGGGCCTTTGCACGGGCCCAGCAGTCCGTTTTTGTAGTGATAGTCTGTGATTGggccagagcagatctttttgaAAGAGGCTTGATTGAAGGACTTGGTGAGCTGCTCCAATGGGAGATTCTCCCATTGCTACAAATTtgcatttcattttctgtttcaaTTTTTCCTGACTTTGAATCATTCCTGTGGCTTTTCTTGGAACCCTTTCCAATTGTTCAACCTCCTGTCTGAAGTGTGGGCACAATATCTAGTATCAGGCTCGCCGATGCTGTATCCAGggtaatagcacttccctgctCTGACCTGATAGTCCTGTTGATATGGCCAAGCACCGTGTTCACACTCCCAAACGCAGCCACACTGGGACCTCATGTTCGATTGGTTTCCATCATCAACCCCAAGTCCCTTTCAGAGTCCTGCtgtccagcacacagagcccatCCTGCCAGCATGTCaggcattctttgttcctacgcCAGAGAGGAGCTGATCTCTCCGGGATCCCTCCCTGGTTATCTGAGTGAGGAGATCAGGCTCTCTCCCTGTCTGCTCAGATGTGGGGCATGACATCGACCTGTGGCATCTGTAGCATCGACCCCCCTTCTGTGCACAGTGCAGGTAGATGGTGCTGTGTGGTGTTAGGGGAAGcatttatatctatatctatacccAGGAACAGAGAATGCAGGCATACTTACAGCATGGgcactctatcctgggaagcagtgattctgagaAAAAtttgggagtcatggtggataatcagctgaacatgagctcccagtgtgctGCTGTGGCCAAAATGgcaaatgtgatcctgggatgcataaacaggggaatcttgagtaggagtagagaggttgttAGACCTCTCTGCTTGGCACTGGAGTGGCTGCTGCTGAAATaatatgtccagttctggtgcccacagttcaacaggggtattgataaattggagagggttcagagaagagccacgagaatgattaagggattgaaaaacatgccttatagtgacagactccaggatctcaatctatttagcttaaaaaagagaaggttaaggggtaacttggctacagtctacaagtacctacatgagagcaaatatttaataatgggctcttcagtctaatgGACAAAGATCTattatgatccaatggctggaagttgaagctagctaaataaggtgcaaattttaacAGTGAAGATAATTAAACTTTATAATAATTTACCAAGTGTTGTGGTAGAGTCTCCAGcattggccattttaaaatcaagactggatactTTCCTAATGCAGTGATTTTCAATCCATGGACcactgggggtctgcagactatgtttaagatttccaaagaggtctgcacctcTATTCGAAAtcttttaggggtccacaaatgaaaaaaggttgaaaacccctgtgctacaagatctgctctagttcaaaaagGAATTGAATcagggaaggtctctggcctgtgctatacaggtcatactagatgatcacagtggtcccttttagACTTAGAGGGTCTGTCTACAGTGCAGCCCAGTAGACAGACACATTAGCACTGCTTGAGCTAATgttctaaaaatagcagtatggacATTGCCGCTTGGGCTGGCCACCTGAGCTCAGACCCAGGCAATCAGGCAGTCGGACTGTAAACTGTCGCTCCCCTATAATCACCTGACTTCAAGGGCCAGGGCTtgatgcaaaaaaataaatagtgGGAGCCTCCTGGTGAAATCATTAGAGCTAGCAGCACTGCTCCTGCTGGTGCCAAGATGCAAGGGTGAGGGGCCTGTCTGTAAGGAGAACTCCTGCCCTGGACAACCGGGGCCCTTCCCTGCAGACTTACTAGTTCCAAGGGTTGGGAAGCCTTGTCCGCTGGGAACTCCTGGCCCCCTTTGGGAATGCTCAGCCCCAGTAGCTCCTGAATTTCCCCTGCCCTTGTGacctcctcccactgcctcccagagcttcaGTATCATCTTGTGTGCAAGGCGCATTGCAGGTGATGCCCGTGCCCCAATGCACTTGCAGTCTGTGGATAATCCAGCACGGGGCTGAGACCACCACGAAGCCTGGGCACCCTGTGGGCTGAAGTGGGACTGAAGTGGTGCCACAGCCTTGGGCTTCCTATGCCCTGAGGTGACTTTTGCCTTAGCAGCGAGGTCGAACTGGGGTTTTGGGGCTCCCCTGCTTAGATGCCTCAgttctccctctccccagcattGCTGTGGCTTTCaatagccctgccccacccccggcagCTCTGTGTTAGGGGGAAGCCAAAATCAGGACAAGCTCCCTGGCATGGGGCAACTGAGTTGCTGGAATTGCTGAAAGTGGGGTGCTGGGCCCTCCCCCCAAGGCTAAGCTCCCAGGCCTGGCTCTGCACATCCACTCATCTGCTTGTGCAATGACCCTGACCCCCGCAGAGGGATTCTCCAGCAGTCACGACTCCATCACCAACGAAGAGCTCCTGAGCATCTCCGAGCAGCTTTTCAAGGTGGACCACAACAAAGCCCAGAAGTCAGACATCACCATTAACCCGCAGCATCTCGCCTCCTCTGCCGAGACCAAAGACAAAGAGGATCATTCTCCTGAGCCGTGAGTGCTGTATGCGCTCGCCATTGCCTTGGGCTGCGTGACCTGctcccaacccccccagctccagcaTGAGGGTGGAACGTGCCCCGGTGCCATGcagggctctgagcagggagcctGCACgggaggagatgggctgaaggGCCGTGTTACATTGTTAGAGAATGCGAGttcctggggggtgggagagggcagggagaGCCCTTCTGATTGCTGGGGCCCCAGCTGGGGGGAGTCGGGGGAGCggagggagcaggcagggcaAGCGGGGTTGGGGGCTGTTTCAAAGATCTGAGGCCTacactttcaaaagtgcccagtGATTTTGGTCACTGGACCTGAGACAGTTTAAAGGGGCTTGATTCTCGGGTGTGCCGAGCACACTGGCTCTGGCAGTCCAGGCCCTTTAAGGAACCTCAGGTTGGGCACCTGGAGTCCCTGGTCACTGGCCCTGGTTCCAGAAAGCTGCTGTACTGGCcgttcctgccccccagctccagcgATCTCTCCATTTCAGACTCTACACGTATGTCAATGAGAAGCTCTTCTCCAAACCGACCTATGCCAGCTTCATTAAGCTGCTGGATAATTACCAAAGGATGACGGGCAAAGGGGAAGTCTTCAGTGCCGAGCAGCTGAAGGAGCAGGAGAACTTCCTGCAGGAGGTCATGAAAACGGAGCTCATGATAAAGCTTTACAATTTCCTGCACAAGAAAAGTAAGTGGATCCTGTGCTGTGCCTGGAGTAGCACTGGGCAGCCAGGGCCTGTGGGGGTAGCACTGGGCGGGGACTGCTGGGGTAGCACTGGACAGCCAGGGCCTGCTGGGGTTGTACTGGGAAGGGTCTGCTGGGGTTGTACTGGGCAGGGCCTGCTGGGGTAGCACTGGGTTGCACCTGCTGAGCAAGGGATAGGCCTGGTTACCAACCTTCCTGCCGAGTGTATTGCTTGGACTGTCTGAGCGTGCGACTTACCCTGAAAACAGGTGGTTGCTGCATCCAAGTTTCCCAGTGGCTGACAGCAGCAGGCATCACCTGTTCTGCAAAATCAGAGGTGTGCGCAAGGGGCGGGCAAGCAGGGGCATAGGCCCCCAGTAATCATTGTGGGCACAGAACTTCTCCGGTCCCGGGGCCATGGAGGTAGGGAATAtcgagctcctgccagggctgggaaggaaggggggagagCGAGCTTCTGTGTCCCCCCAAAAggggtcaaatttaaattcctgcgcACACCCTGGTCAAAGTTTCAGGGACCATTATAGGACCCTCCTCCATCACAACCAGCTCCTGTGGCTGCTCTCAGCAGAGAAGCGAGGATCTGAATGGGCCACAGAACCTGAGCACCCCCTCCCACCTGGAGGGGCGAGTCCCACTTGTGGCACTGGGGTGCCCACTCTCTGCTTCCGCTGTGCTGGGGGCACACTGCTCCCAGGGCTGTCAATGCAGCATCTCTCGCCAGCACTGAGAATTGTGAACCAAGAAGGTGCAGCCTAGCTGTGCAAGGGGATGGGTCCCTGCAGGTGGGAAGATTAACACATATAAAGAGGGGCACAGTGCATGGGCAGCCGCCCAGCACTGCCTAAGcacccaaagtcctgcctggcagGCCCAGAGCTCACCGTAACACCTGGGATGCCtgctctggagcagaggcagcctcATGTCTGGTTCTTCCAAAGCCTGGTCAGGAGTCTGGAGAGGATCTGCCCAGAGCATGTGTAACCCAGGCCTGCTGGGTGTGGCtccctgtccccctctagtgaTACCTAGCCCAGCTAGAGATCGATATGTCTGCTTCAGCCTTGgctaagagccatgtggcttttagttcatcagtagaggctcatgcatttagctccagagccACCGACACAACCGGATCGATCAGTGTTACACATGGCCCAGAACATGCCTCTCTCTGAATTTTGGTTCCCCTCCTCTCACTTGCTTGGGGCCCTGTCCGtgttgctttctcttcagagcgCTACAGCACCCAGGAGGAGTTTGTCAGCGACCTGAAGGAAATGTGGTTTGGCCTTTATTCCAGAGGCAAGGATGAGGGGGATTCCAGCGGCTTTGAGCACGTCTTTTCAGGTACAGTACGGTGCTGGGTACACACAGCCCGGGCAGAGGTTGGCTGGAGTGATGGGCAGCGCCAATCATGTACTGAGCAGACTTGCTCCCAGACAAAGGGAGAGGAAACCCTCTTCCCCCTAGGGTTCAGTGTGTGTGCCCAGCCACGCTGTGCTGGCCCAGTGTCGGCAGGGCAGAGGGGTCGCTAGGCCTCTTCCTCAGGGTGCAGCTAACCAGTGACTGTCTCCCTTGCTATTTAGGGGAAGTCAAAAAAGGAAAAGTGTCCGGATTCCACAACTGGATTCGTTTCTACCTTCTGGAGAAGAAGGGGCTGGTTGACTACTACAGCCATAACTACGACGGGCCGGTAAGTACTGCTGATGGGCAAGTGAAACCCGGCACAGCCCCACTGGAGTCATGGGCCAGATctctagctggtgtaaatcggcatcACTCCTCTGG
The DNA window shown above is from Mauremys reevesii isolate NIE-2019 linkage group 25, ASM1616193v1, whole genome shotgun sequence and carries:
- the ENDOU gene encoding poly(U)-specific endoribonuclease, with product MKTWILLITAGIACSLASGTAEDNEETEPAHASSAGLYTDSDSCRGRCHEPYNKQDECHCNTKCEKHRNCCEDYHMHCSKDGRQKDPMAGPADSMEGFSSSHDSITNEELLSISEQLFKVDHNKAQKSDITINPQHLASSAETKDKEDHSPEPLYTYVNEKLFSKPTYASFIKLLDNYQRMTGKGEVFSAEQLKEQENFLQEVMKTELMIKLYNFLHKKKRYSTQEEFVSDLKEMWFGLYSRGKDEGDSSGFEHVFSGEVKKGKVSGFHNWIRFYLLEKKGLVDYYSHNYDGPWASYPDVLGMQFSWDGYFKEVGSAFIGCSPEFEFGLYTLCFIARPGKMCRLSLGGHQLGIQTYTWTKSTYGNNRKYIATAYVTSS